The following coding sequences lie in one Pempheris klunzingeri isolate RE-2024b chromosome 13, fPemKlu1.hap1, whole genome shotgun sequence genomic window:
- the dmac2l gene encoding ATP synthase subunit s, mitochondrial, translated as MRLLSRAVQSAVGQRERSRRQFWGWLNAVFNKVDHDRIQAVGPDRAAAEWLLRCGAKVRFQGFERWHNDYNGLPTGPLGRYKIQGIDATDSCIMHRGFDYLDGLKHVEEIKFSKCIYIEDTCLEKLSSVENLQESLYMLEVVSCGNVTDKGLIALHKLRNLEYLFLSDLPGIRDKHTTVDRLQTALPRLEIALDLDLD; from the exons ATGAGACTTTTATCGAGGGCAGTGCAGTCCGCTGTGGGTCAGAGGGAGAGGAGCCGCAGACAGTTCTGGGGGTGGCTCAATGCAGTTTTCAACAA GGTGGACCACGACAGGATCCAAGCTGTTGGTccagacagagctgcagcagagtggCTGCTCAGATGTGGTGCCAAAGTGAGGTTTCAAGGTTTCGAACGCTGGCATAACGACTACAACGGACTGCCAACTGGGCCTCTGGGCAGATACAAGATCCAAGGGATTGATGCCACTGATTCCTGCATCATGCACAGAGGGTTTGACTACCTAG ATGGCTTAAAACATGTGGAGGAAATCAAGTTCAGCAAGTGTATCTATATTGAAGACACCTGCCTGGAGAAGTTGAGCTCAGTAGAGAATCTGCAGGAGAGTCTGTACATGTTGGAGGTGGTGTCGTGTGGAAACGTGACCGATAAGGGCCTCATCGCCCTGCACAAACTCAG GAATCTGGAGTATCTCTTTCTCAGTGATCTTCCCGGgatcagagacaaacacacgacAGTCGACAGATTACAGACGGCACTACCACGTCTGGAAATAGctctggacctggacctggactgA
- the l2hgdh gene encoding L-2-hydroxyglutarate dehydrogenase, mitochondrial, with protein MIRTLSGASFKAVGAAQPKLLKDITIRQLHSTYDVAVVGAGIVGLATVRELILRHPSLSFILLEKEKELSLHQSGHNSGVIHSGIYYTPGSLKARLCVRGATLAYEYCEKKGLPYKKCGKLIVAVEQEEIPRLKALYERGIKNNVRDLSIVDAKGIREREPYCRGIMALDSPYTGIVDWRMVALSYGKDFEEAGGTVVTESEVIDISMVKENPAGSTEGMKYPIAIRDKKGSEVRCRYVLTCGGLYSDRLSQISGCSREPRIVPFRGDYLVLKPEKHYLVKGNIYPVPDPRFPFLGVHFTPRMDGSVWLGPNAVLAFKREGYKVYDFNARDFADALSFRGLQRLVLRNMTYGIGEMYRGIFIGAQVKILQKYIPELSLNDVLRGPAGVRAQALDRDGNLVDDFVFDGGVGDVGSRVLHVRNAPSPAATSSLAIAEMIADEVESRFSL; from the exons ATGATCCGGACACTGAGCGGAGCTTCTTTTAAAGCTGTTGGAGCAGCGCAGCCTAAGCTGCTGAAGGACATTACTATCAGGCAGCTGCACAG CACGTATGATGTAGCCGTGGTGGGAGCTGGCATCGTGGGCCTGGCCACAGTCAGAGAGCTCATTTTGCGACACCCGTCGCTCAGCTTCATCCtgctggagaaagaaaaagagctcT CTTTACACCAGAGTGGGCACAACAGCGGAGTCATTCACAGCGGGATCTACTACACGCCGGGTTCGCTGAAGGCCCGACTGTGTGTGCGAGGAGCCACTTTAGCCTACGAGTACTGCGAGAAGAAAGGACTTCCTTACAAGAAATGTGGAAAG CTCATCGTGgctgtggagcaggaggagatcCCCAGACTGAAAGCTCTGTACGAGCGTGGCATAAAGAACAATGTGCGGGACCTCAGTATTGTCGATGCCAAGGGAATCCGAGAGCGAGAGCCGTACTGCAGA GGTATAATGGCCTTGGATTCGCCCTACACCGGCATTGTTGACTGGAGGATGGTGGCTCTCAGCTACGGCAAAGACTTTGAGGAGGCTGGCGGCACGGTGGTAACTGAATCCGAGGTCATAGACATTTCCATGGTCAAGGAGAACCCAGCTGGGAGCACTGAAG gaATGAAATATCCAATCGCAATCAGAGACAAGAAG GGTAGCGAGGTGCGGTGCCGTTATGTCCTGACCTGTGGAGGCCTGTACTCAGACCGCCTGTCACAGATATCTGGATGCAGTCGGGAGCCGCGGATCGTTCCCTTCAGAGGAGATTATTTGGTCCTGAAGCCGGAGAAGCACTATCTGGTCAAGGGAAATATCTACCCT GTCCCTGACCCTCGTTTCCCTTTCCTCGGAGTTCACTTCACCCCACGGATGGATGGAAGCGTTTGGCTCGGCCCCAACGCAGTCCTCGCCTTCAAAAGGGAGGGTTACAAAGTGTACGACTTCAATGCCCGAGACTTTGCAGATGCCCTCTCGTTCAG GGGCCTTCAGAGGCTGGTACTGAGGAACATGACGTATGGGATTGGAGAAATGTATAGAGGGATTTTCATTGGTGCACAGGTTAAAATCCTGCAGAAGTACATCCCTGAACTTTCGCTGAATGACGTGCTCAG GGGTCCTGCAGGAGTTCGAGCTCAGGCTCTCGACCGAGACGGAAACCTCGTGGACGATTTTGTGTTCGACGGCGGGGTCGGGGACGTGGGCAGCCGGGTGCTTCACGTGCGGAACGCTCCCTCGCCGGCGGCCACTTCCTCCCTCGCCATCGCAGAAATGATCGCAGATGAGGTGGAGAGTCGCTTCTCACTGTAG